One part of the Symphalangus syndactylus isolate Jambi chromosome 1, NHGRI_mSymSyn1-v2.1_pri, whole genome shotgun sequence genome encodes these proteins:
- the MRGPRD gene encoding mas-related G-protein coupled receptor member D translates to MNQTLNSSGTPESALNHSRGSMVHTAYLLLSSLAMFTCLCGMAGNSTVIWLLGFRMRGTPFCIYILNLAAADLLFLFSMASMLSLETQPLVNTTDKVHELMKRLKYFAYTAGLSLLTAISTHRCLSVLFPIWYKCHRPRHLSAWVCAPLWMLCLLMNGLTSSFCSKFLKFNEDRCFRVDMVQAALIMGVLTPVMTLSSLTLFVRVRRSSQQWRRQPTRLFVVILASVLVFLICSLPLSIYWFVLYWLRLPPEMQLLCFSLSRLSSSIGSSANPVIYFLVGSRRSHRLPTRSLGTVLRQALREEPELEGGETPTMGTNEMGA, encoded by the coding sequence ATGAACCAGACTTTGAATAGCAGTGGGACCCCGGAGTCGGCCCTAAACCATTCCAGAGGGAGCATGGTGCACACGGCCTACCTGTTGCTGAGCTCCCTGGCCATGTTCACCTGCCTGTGCGGGATGGCAGGCAACAGCACGGTGATCTGGCTGCTGGGCTTTCGAATGCGCGGGACCCCCTTCTGCATCTATATCCTCAACCTGGCGGCAGCcgacctcctcttcctcttcagcaTGGCTTCCATGCTCAGCCTGGAAACCCAGCCCCTGGTCAATACCACTGACAAGGTCCACGAGCTGATGAAGAGACTGAAGTACTTCGCCTACACAGCGGGCCTGAGCCTGCTGACGGCCATCAGCACCCATCGCTGTCTCTCCGTCCTCTTCCCCATCTGGTACAAGTGTCACCGGCCCAGGCACCTGTCAGCCTGGGTGTGTGCCCCACTCTGGATGCTGTGTCTCCTGATGAACGGGTTGACCTCTTCCTTCTGCAGCAAGTTCTTGAAATTCAATGAAGATCGGTGCTTCAGGGTGGACATGGTCCAGGCCGCCCTCATCATGGGGGTGTTAACCCCAGTGATGACTCTGTCCAGCCTGACCCTCTTTGTCCGGGTGCGGAGGAGCTCCCAGCAGTGGCGGCGGCAGCCCACTCGGCTGTTCGTGGTGATCCTGGCCTCTGTCCTGGTGTTTCTCATCTGTTCGCTGCCTCTGAGCATCTACTGGTTTGTGCTGTACTGGTTGAGGCTGCCGCCCGAGATGCAGCTCCTGTGCTTCAGCTTGTCACGCCTCTCCTCGTCCATAGGCAGCAGCGCCAACCCCGTCATCTACTTCCTGGTGGGCAGCCGGAGGAGCCACAGGCTGCCCACCAGGTCCCTGGGGACTGTGCTCCGACAGGCGCTTCGCGAGGAGCCCGAGCTGGAAGGTGGGGAGACGCCCACCATGGGCACCAATGAGATGGGGGCTTGA